A stretch of DNA from Trichomycterus rosablanca isolate fTriRos1 chromosome 1, fTriRos1.hap1, whole genome shotgun sequence:
TAATGTACTTAACTAAAGGTTtcatagtgtgtatttgatatTTGGAGCTTACTTTGAAGTAGgacattttttatataattttgctTAATATTTTTGGGCTTTATTATGCTATAGGCTTTAGCTTCCTTTGGTCTGTAACTTTCCTTTGCTTGTGTTGTGCCAAGTTTTGTAGTACGTAGAAAAAAGTAATCATAGAGGGGTTTCACAGCACCCAAGACGGAGACCATATGGCACTGGCCACTGAAACTGGTAATCCTGTTCAAATTTGCTTTTACATTGGCTTTTAGTTCTGTTAGGGAAATAGGATTAACAGCATTAACACAGAAGAAATATTATatcatttgtttaaattatgAAAGCATTACAAGTGATGCATACTTAAAAATTCCACCTTAAAGATTCTACTCCATTCATAGTATCTTAAGAACAATGCTTACTGTGTTACATGGCTTTTGTACATTGTTGTAcatataatattttacttaGAAAGGAAAATGCATTGTACCTTCAAACACCTTTAAACTCACATACCTTTTACATCACTGGACCTGGGATGCAAATGTACCCAGTTTCTATTAACTGTTTACCGACCCCCGTTAGTCGACGGGTAAGCATTAGCCAACGAGCCTAAACCAtcccattaaaatataaaacacaccatTGAGCTTCATTTTAACAAGCCTAAATGTTTTGATGTGCAATGAAACCAGAAACTTTAGCTGCAATTGCTTGGTAGGATTTGCACAAAACTTTGGACTAAGCCTGATCATCTACTCTAAAACCAAAGTATTTCCAAACTACAGATGTGCCTTTTATGTGAGACCAAATCCATCTCACCTCATTTGTGTTTTGGGCAATTAGCATGGCAGAGCTCATTTCTCTTCCCCAAGCTAACGGTGTGTTTGCTTGTGTGTTCAGTCTGGACCTCTTTGCCTCACTCTGGCTCCAGCTTCATTATGTCATGTGTGCATAGTATGGAGtgtgggtagccctgtcgcctcacagcaagaaggttctgggtttgattcccaggtggggcggtccacgtactttctgtgtggagtttgtatgtttccccatgcctgtgtgggtttactcagggagctccggtttcctcttacagcccaaagacatgcagtgaggtgaattacagatacaaaattgtccatgactgtgtagagacttgaactaatgaatcttgtgtaaccagtatttaccgtttctgtcatgaatgtaacaagtgtgtaaaacatgactttaaaatcctaataaacaaatagtaTGGAGTATTCAAAGTTCCTTCTGTTGTTATTTCcaactttgtgtgtttttgcgaTGTGTACGGATGTGTTTATTGcgataatgataaaaatacggTTAATTGTGCAGAAtttagccattgggaggtgcatttgtttctgcactctcagtgccggtcccaaacgcaaataaaatagaagagTTGCATAAGTAACGGCATCCAGCATAAaatctgtgccaagtctggtatgcagaccagagcTGCTGTGGTGAACTTCAAACATACACATCTACATACATGGGAGCAGCCAAAGGACAGAAAAATCAAAGAAAGAAcacttattaaaataaaatgctcaGGTATCAAGCAGCCTAATGCCATAGCTCACCCCTGTAGAAAGCTCTCAGCCTAGCTGGGCATTTAACAGTCTGAAGGAAGGTCAGATTGGTTTTCTCTTTATTGTCGCTGCAGAAACGCAACCTTTACTGCCTGGTTAAGGGCACTGAAGGATTCACATAATGCATAGCGAAACTGTCTGTACCACAGTACAACTGTCTGTGAGAATCCCCTGCTGACTGTAGTAAAAGAAGCACCCGCCACATGCACATGTGTCTTGGTCAGAGTGGGGGTGGTGCAAATGGCAGAGGATTTGTTATGAGGAATTGCAAATGACGATTAAAAgggaaaagtaaaaaagaaaaaagcgaTTTATAAGAATTATTTAGGCTCTTCAGTTTTAAGAGACATTATTATAGTTTCAGGTTTATTACAGTATCTATGCTATGGTGAAATCAATATCAGAGAAATGTGTTTGATACACTTTCATACTTGCAAATTGTTCACTCTTCTTATTGCTGATAATAAATTTTATGATTTTTACAGTAAAATCAAAGGCAGTACACTAGAAATGTGTTTCTGGTGTTGTTTCAAAGGAAAAGCTTAGTCCTAAAATCATTATCATCTGTAAGTTTAGTCTTGGATTGGGATGTGTGTGATGTTGGTAGAGCATTATTGCATTTCACAAGGTGGAGCCATTCTGTGGTTTTTGGCTGACATAAACGGTCTAATTTTCCATTGCAGTTCTCTTCACACAGACTAAATCACCCTTGCTTTGTTTATAGAGGCAGCTATTTAAAGCGTCATGCTCTGTTGTAATATAGGACTAAATAAtaggtttgtttttattaacattaattaaGTGGAACTGGGATTTGGAATTTTGGTTTTCTCTTCGAAAATACACTAGTGCTCTGTTTTCATCTAATAATGATTTTGGTGTCGTAATGAAGTTGTGTGGCTCATgcactgtttttttatataacgTCTGAGCAAAGTAAAATTATTCTTTGTTTAGATAGTAAAAACTTTCAAACCTCTGTGTCCACATGTGCGTAATGCTCTTTAGCAATAGATCACTTGCTTAGTCACTGTTCTACAGTGACAGTTTACTGTGattaaacattttgtaaaaactgtatcAAAATAGCTTTTACAGCATATACAGTAGTTCTATATCCAAACTCATTAAATATAAGCTATATGCTCTTGTAGGGGAGTTTTAATAGGAGATTTTTTATAGTCATGCTTTGTTTCTGCTGCTTTTATATTTCATGCCAAAAGCAAAATGCTCCTTCATGCTCCTACGTATCACAACCTAGAAATGCATGAGTATGTGGGAGGCAAAATGTGTTGAGTCCATCTGGTCCCACTATTACCAGTTCTCAGTTTGGCAATTTCCCCAAATACAAgaagattaaaaaacaacacattCATTCCTGAACCCTGTACTGCATAGAGACAGGTTTTCAGCACATTGTGTAGAGTTGTATCATAAAAAGGGGACTAATATCTTGCTGCCTTGGAAAAAGCCTTCCTTTGTTAGGGAAGCCTCGGGGAGGCTGGGGGATATTTTTAGGAAGGAAACATGACTATCTGGAAGCATGCAGAGGTCTCTCACGTGCACCATGAACATTTCCTCTGAAAACCTATTTAATTTGGTAGAGTTAGTGATTCACAAGacaattgtattgtttattgcCAGGTGGagcttttttttacattcagtACGCTTTTGTTTTAGCAGCAAACAAGGTTTGAAACATGCAATTACACAGCACACACTTTGACTGGTTACATTATATCAAAATACTAGGataacaaaattaaaaatatatatatatttagtttatgcattttctcaggccaattgttgttcgtgtggccgctCAGTTTAGCCGGCAGAGAGAGCTgcgactcgatacgatgtagtcgagatcccagctctggtgtgctagcgtgtgtttttaccgctgcgccacctgagcggccactatattttaataatatgtgTGTTCTTTCTTTGATTTTTCTTTCCTTCGGCTGCTCCTATGtacgtatatgtatatgtttgaaGCTAACCACAGTAgctctggtctgcataccagacttggcacagattttaccactgcgccacctgagcggcataggATAACAATTTAGGTTTGCATGATTGAAGTGTCTCAAAGTCTGCCTTGTAGTTATttggtaatgtaaatgtatgtaatatatgtatctgtctattatatatatatatatatatatatatatatacagtgtatcacaaaagtgagtacacccctcacatttctgcagatatttaagtatatcttttcatgggacaacactgacaaaatgacactttgacacaatgaaaagtagtctgtgtgcagcttatataacagtgtacatttattcttccctcaaaataactcaatatacagccattaatgtctaaaccaccggcaacaaaagtgagtacacccctaagagactacacccctaaatgtccaaattgagcactgcttgtcattttccctccaaaatgtcatgtgatttgttagtgttactaggtctcaggtgttcatagggagcaggtgtgttcaatttagtagtacagctctcacactctctcatactggtcactgaaagttccaacatggcacctcatggcaaagaactctctgaggatcttaaaagacgaattgttgcgctacatgaagatggccaaggctacaagaagatgccaacaccctgaaactgagctgcagcacagtggccaagatcatccagcgttttaaaagagcagggtccactcagaacagacctcgcgttggtcgtccaaagaagctgagtgcacgtgctcagcgtcacatccaactgctgtctttgaaagataggcgcaggagtgctgtcagcattgctgcagagattgaaaaggcggggggtcagcctgtcagtgctcagaccatacgccgcacactacatcaaattggtctgcatggctgtcaccccagaaggaagcctcttctgaagtctctatacaagaaagcccgcaaacagtttgctgaagacatgtcaacaaaggacatggattactggaaccatgtcctatggtctgatgagaccaagattaatttgtttggttcagatggtctcaagcatgtgtggcggcaatcaggtgaggagtacaaagataagtgtgtcatgcctacagtcaagcatggtggtgggaatgccatggtctggggcttcatgagtgcagcaggtgttggggagttacatttcattgagggacacatgaactccaatatgttctgtgaaatactgaagcagagcatgatcccctccctccggaaactgggtcgcagggcagtgttccagcatgataatgaccccaaacacacctctaagacgaccactgctttattgaagaggctgagggtaaaggtgatggactggccaagcatgtctccagacctaaacccaatagaacatctttggggcatcctcaagcggaaggtggaggagtgcaaagtctcgaatatccgccagctccgtgatgtcgtcatggaggagtggaaaagcattgcagtggcaacctgtgaagctctggtaaactccatgcccaggagagttaaggcagttctgggaaataatggtggccacacaaaatattgacacttcaggaactttcactaaggggtgtactcacttttgttgccggtggtttagacattaatggctgtatattgagttattttgagggaagaataaatttacactgttatttaagctgcacacagactacttttcattgtgtcaaagtgtcattttgtcagtgttgtcccatgaaaagatatacttaaatatctgcagaaatgtgaggggtgtactcacttttgtgatacactgtatatatatatatatacatacatacatatatatgtttgtgtgtgtgtgtgtgtgtgtgcgtgtttgagATAACCCACAAActtataaaaactttttttttaaaggggaTTAATTTTTAACTATATAGTCCCAAAAAGTGGTTGCATAGTTATAAACATTGTAAGACTGACAAGTCATGACATAAATGTACCTTAACTAGTATGTCCTGCTTTGTTGCTGCTCTCTGTGGAATCAACAAATTAACACACATCTATGCTGTTTATGTAGATGTAGCATGCTGTTTTTTAGGTGGTGttggttcttttttttaaatttggttTTAGGTTCCCGTTTGTCCCTTGCTGCATACGCACTTATACACAATGAACCAGCCTGGTGTATTGTTGAAGTCAAACTACAAGCTATAATTCCTTACTGACTGACGACTTTAGTAGAGTTAGTGTTACAAATGGCTGAATATTATgcagaacactttttttttatgggACCAGTCTAGTTTAATCTGTGCCATGTCTGTGTGCAGAGTGCCAGTCTGGAGAAATGAGGGAGCAGAGCTAAAGGCAGCCACTTTTCTGAGCCAGAATGGAGCTAAAGGTCTGGGTGGATGGAGTGCAGCGCGTGGTCTGTGGAGTCACAGAGGCCACCACCTGTCAGGAAGTGGTCATCGCGCTGGCTCAGGCTATAGGTAAGCAGTCCTTCCCTGAATGACAGGATGTACTCGTTCTATCACACATTTATatgtgggggtgggggttaATTTAGCCAGTTTACTTTGAAAGGTTGTGGAAGGTGGGAAAACGTAAATACCTGTAGAAAATTTGTCAAATCCAGGATCTCAGGAGTCATGTTGCTTTGTGGCACCCACTTCACCAGATGTGTTACCATATTCCCCCTGACCAACAACAATTGTTGTTGATATTGGAAACCAGAATACACTGTACATCTGGATCAGCAGGCTTTTGGTCTTTggaattcattttaaatgaatacggtggcttagtgggtagcactgtcacctcacagcaagagggtcctgggtttgattcccaggtggagcgctccgggtccttactgtgaggaatttgcatgttctccgtgtctgcatgggtttcttccgggagctccggtttcctcccaaagtccaaagacatgcaagtgaggtgcattggagatactaaattgtccatgactgtgtttgacattaaagacttgaactgatgaatcttgtgtaaccagtaattacatgtcctgtcatgaatgtaaccaaagcgtaaAACTTctacaaatcctaataaaaaaatgatacaGCTGTATCTAAGGATGCAAATGTAATTTAACCAGTAACTGACCACCATTAAAACACATCACAGAGTTTATCATTAACACTTTTTTATGCTTAATTGAATGAAAAACAGCCCAACAGAGGAAatgtggcagtaatgtagaacagtgagataaacactgtgagcagaaccagttcagaaTTCTGAATGTAGATTTTATATAAAGTCGGGAGCAAACAGTACAGTTAATCACAAGAGCTAGctaaggggtggcacggtggctcagtgggtatccTACATGACCACCAGGCTTATTGCAATTCTACATTTTAGCTGAAGATTTATtgttatataaataattgtGGCCAATGATACTTTTAAACAGTAATACATTTGGTGTATTATATGATATACTGCACATACTATACCATACTATGCTTAAACAAATTAAGGAAAAACACATAAATTACACACTGGTGCCAGCTCGgtgggtcgcctcacagcaagaaggtcctgggttcgattcccaggtggagcggcccaggttctttctgtgtggaatttgcatattctccccgtgtctgctccggtttcctccgggagctccggtttcctcccacagtcaaaagaaatgcaagtgaggtgcattggagatactaaattgtccatgactgtgtttgacattaaaggcttgaactgatgaatcttgtgtaaccagtaattacatgtcctgtcatgaatgaaaccgttacaaatcctaataaatgataaataataatcataagagCTAACGAGACACACTGATCAAAAATAGAGCTGAAATACAGCTAAGTCAGTATCTTAAAGCTTGTATTGACAGCATTTGTGTATTATGAACAATGATTATAACATGATAAGCAGATGAGTATTACTTTAATACTGGTAATTTGTtaaaccctgaccagaataaagcggttgatgaaaataaaattaacttGATAGCATTTTAAGTGAGCCTTTAAAGTttcaaacagaaataaaaaaataagtctAAGTACTTACTGAATAACCTTTATATGCTGGCATTCCAACTCTCAAAGCTGTCTTAATCAGCCAAATAGATTTTTTAGTCTTTAAGTCTTCTAAAGTATTATATTAATGAAGGTATTTcattgggccagtgatagctcagtggttatatcactgggccagtgatagctcagtggttagggtactggactagtaaacagaaggttgccggttcaagccccaccaccaccaagttgccactgttgggtccctgagcaaggcccttaaccctcaattgctcattgtgtaagtcgctttggataaaagcgtctgctaaatgctgaaaatgtaatgtaatgtaaatgtatttgtgatGAAGGGGTTAAGACTGGTAGTTTAATTGTTGACGTCATTGTCTAAGCCTGTTTGTAGTGGCACTTAAATGGATGTGTAATTTTTAGTCGACCCCCCACTCTAGCCAGGAACATACTGCTGCTTAAAAAGTGCCTGGTGAGATGGAAACACTGAGTCATCATCccactaaaaaaaataaaaaaactctaATGGGGTCTCTAAAGCCCTTTCTAAGCCTAATTAGAAATAGTTGGGgctttttaattattagtataATGATGACTATTTTAGACAGTTATTAATCTTAAATTGAAATTAGCTTTTAACATGAAGTGGTCTGTTTACTTATCTTTAGGTCGTACTGGGCGCTACACACTGATTGAAAAATGGAGAGATTCAGAGCGACACCTGGCTCCTCATGAGAGCCCCGTGGCCTCCTTAAACACTTGGGGCCAGTATGCTGGTGACGTCCAGTTTACTCTGCAACGCACAGGCCCTTCTCTCACCGAGCGCCCTCCATCTGAGGGTCCCCCTGTTCATCGGGGCCCCGAGCGTGGCCTTTACCGCCAGAGCCTTCCCATCATGGCCAAGCTTAGAGCCCAGGGCGAGCGATCGCTCCGGCGTCGTGAACCACGCCGTAAATCCCTCACCTTCACTGGGACTCCACGCAGCCTCAGAGACATTCTTAATGGCACCAGGATTGGAGACAGTGACTCCAAACGCTGTGTGGTTCTGTTGAATAATACCCAGCAAGGCCTGGGGACATCCCCAAGGCTTCCTTCACGCCGCCTGGAAGAGTTGACACGCCTCATCAGGCTGCAGAGAGATTCTCTAGCTGTTCTGGAGCACCGGACTGAGGCATGTGATGCAGAATTGCAGGCATGGAGCGGGAGGAGAACATGCAGCGAGGACTCATGGGTAGCCATGACCGAGGAGATCATGTGTCTGGAGCAGCAGCTGTCTAGGAACCAGGTAGAGGTGGAAGAGGAGGAGTTCTGGGCCAGTGAGCTGCAGATcgagtgtgagagtgagaggCAGCTGGAGGAGCGACTGCAGGAGGTTTGCTCTCGGCTTCAAGCCTGCGAGGATGAGCTGGAACAGAAGATGACCTGTCTGCACAATATAGAGGTAGGACTGAGGTCTCAGCTGCAACAGGAGCAGACGAGGGAGAACCAGCACTGGAGCGAGGGAGAAGTGAAGGCCAGGCTGCAGACAGTTAAGGCTGAACTCAAGGCTCAGGCGCAGCACACAGCACAGCTGGAAAACAGCTGCAGAGCTGTGGAGAGATCACTGAGCCACTCCAGTAAGAGACTACAGGTAAGAATAGGGACGGGGACTGTCCCAAAAGCTTAGATGTTGTTGCTGAGATTTGTCACTAGTCATCTGTTTTTACTCTAGCTTTTTTATTTCAGCTCTCTTGTTTGGTATGTGTTTATAAAACCCGAAGTTAAACTATGCACACAGTTGTATGCAAAAGTTTGGCACCCCTAGACAAATAACTTCATTTCTCCTAAAGAAAATGGACGAACTGTGTAAACTCAACCACTGTTGCAgactattaaaaatacaattctCTGCAGGTAATAATGCATAGTAACTTAATATTTAATAGAAAAATATAAGGTAGGACAGGGACAGTAatgactagagatgggacgatcggggtttttggcaccgattccgatctgcgatctcctttcagggacatctgcCGAtaacatggggggggggggggggggggttagcagtaaataaaataaataaacttaaaaagagcctcacagtgaagataaaccggagcagcgcgcgcgtttgtgtgtgtgtgtgcgcctttagaagagacgctttgttcactgtatcgctataagtgattcattgattcacgagtcatttttcgcgaagcataagtttctcttctcagttatctctccgtgtttactgttattaattaaatgtcgtgcttttaaataaacaccaactaatacagaacattttgtgtgactctcttacattaaaaagcttcattaaaaagcttaattaaaccgctattaccacagatctgtaaccgaccgtcagactcgttccgtctaaggagctaaaagttcagcagatgatcctgaactaacgaatttggtaatgaataaacttttgcctctgattggctctgtaacgttttctgttctcatctacataagtaagaaccacttacgatttaccaaagtgaaccaggagtttatataacgtgctgatagaatcgactcagatgtgaccgggttgaattatctttttaaagtaaatattacaatcagcaaaattacatcgtatgtatgatgcacaacgttaatgatgttattttaggtcatgaagagctttcactgtggtttctgtacgatggttgatgaatggtgatgtgatggttggtgcttcgtagctcaaagtctggatcaatccactgagctgttaacttaacgtgatctttatatatcacacgatcggatcggctacttttaggaaatatcgccgatcgccgatagcatattttgattaaaaatcggccgataccgattcatagccgatcgatcgtcccatctctagtaatGACCATTCCAGAAGTTGTCCTATTGTAGAAGCCAGCCTCTTGTAAGCTTTAGTTTCTTAACTGtcacatttttgtatttaaaatctGCTGCTGTCTCTAAACATACCTTTGGTGATTGTGAGCAAAAGTTCTAGTTTTACTATCAGACTACAGCACGTGTCTTTAAAATGACAGATTGCCAAACTGacacacatgtaaacatgtACTGTAGTTTGTTGTGTCAATAATTATTAAACCCTTACCATGAAAAGGTTAACTTTCTAtatttgattttgagaataaggtcataatattaaaaaaaattcattcattataAACATGGTTTCTTGTCAAGCTGTTTAATAGGTAAAACCTTATTCtcaacatccctcattttaacaattTTTATATTGAAATAACAATTACATTTATGCTGGCTGTTTTgcttcaaataaatgaaaaacctcaaaagttcaatatttgctaatgctttgttttcattgcaaaacaaaagtgtgcaGTAAATCATGGCAccgaaatacaaataaaagaaatacaaaaacttACCTCAGCTTGTGTTCTTTAAAATTAGAATTTCTATCTGTGTATAGTTTCATtgggaaaataaagaaaatctttTGACAAAAGTTGAAATAGAACCATGCACAAAACTTTCAGGCGTTTCGAGACAGCGCTCCAGACAGATATTATTGCAGCTACGACAACAGGCTCGTTATAAACTTAGCAATACCAAAGCCCACCCATATAGAGGTACAATAATTGTCCAAGTTTACTTTTCATTGAAATTGGTCTCTCATTTTATTTCTATTGCTTGGCCTTTTATACATCTATAGAAGGACCACGTCACAATACAACATTCTTTCTACAATAGAGGGCGACAAAgggcttttttttattattaacccgttaataataataaagtaaggATTGTTTGCttagatttatttttgtttacatgttgatttttaaattataagtagaaaaaatacaattaaaactgatcatttatttatattattgtttaaatttttattatattgtagcGTCGGCATCGAGGATGGGATAGGAAATTGCTCTTTTTTGAACATgtggacaaacatccattcacacacagacattataCCACGTTTACACAGCTGATGATGTATTTCTCATGTAGCCAGCCCATTCCCAGCGCTGATCAACACGGTGACGGTAGATCTTGATACCACagccgcaagtccttctgggtaaaACTCCGCCCCCTTCTCGTCCACAGCAGCGGGTCGCTACAATATTATGTTCCCCTATGTATGGCATTATAGTATTGCTCTCAAAACGAGGCTGTACAAACTAATAATAACGCAGGGCTGCCAATAATTATATGTgctattgttaaaaaaatattttgtttccTGAAAGACATTAACTTAAATTGGATTTCTTTAATTTATGTTtcgaaatattttaaatatctaagtttgttttttatttttacccatCTTGACCAAGAATTCTGGTTCTGGCTTTAACTGAATATGAAAATATGAAAAATGTGTCCTCACACACCAGGTTCAGCACATTTAAATTCCGTGTAAGTTATGTTCCTATCAGTTTTGCTGACTTTTATGCTTGATATctcataattaattaataagacTGCTATTGATCAGACCATTAATGCCTTTCATGATAAATGTGAACACATATACTAATTTTCCCCAGGACAGTCAGTATGAGTTGGAGCAACTGACCAAAGAGCTGAGGCAGGTGAATCTGCAACAGTTCATCCAGCAGACAGGCACTAAGGTGACTGTGCTGCCCGTGGAGCCCAGTGATGTGGAGACCAGCCCTGCTCCTCAGGACTCAGGTACTCTTACTGCTACTCTTTTGCTTTGTCTTTCCTAAAACTTTCCAGTCAACTCAAATTAAAGCCTCCTGCCTTCTATTTGCTTTCTGATTTTTCTCAATTTTTCAATaatcacacaaacatgcacacaaacaactttctgtgtttatttatcacattttattttggtacaAATGAAAATAGAGTCTTCAAGCCAATCAGATCCCCCA
This window harbors:
- the LOC134309798 gene encoding ras association domain-containing protein 8, coding for MELKVWVDGVQRVVCGVTEATTCQEVVIALAQAIGRTGRYTLIEKWRDSERHLAPHESPVASLNTWGQYAGDVQFTLQRTGPSLTERPPSEGPPVHRGPERGLYRQSLPIMAKLRAQGERSLRRREPRRKSLTFTGTPRSLRDILNGTRIGDSDSKRCVVLLNNTQQGLGTSPRLPSRRLEELTRLIRLQRDSLAVLEHRTEACDAELQAWSGRRTCSEDSWVAMTEEIMCLEQQLSRNQVEVEEEEFWASELQIECESERQLEERLQEVCSRLQACEDELEQKMTCLHNIEVGLRSQLQQEQTRENQHWSEGEVKARLQTVKAELKAQAQHTAQLENSCRAVERSLSHSSKRLQDSQYELEQLTKELRQVNLQQFIQQTGTKVTVLPVEPSDVETSPAPQDSDFAAQTGSLKRPGSSHAVGVLHSLITSTLNPEGIYV